A part of Desulfomicrobium baculatum DSM 4028 genomic DNA contains:
- a CDS encoding MerR family transcriptional regulator, which translates to MLKPVTPDTEKRLRIGQVARRLGVEPYVLRFWEEEFPQLTAARTSKGQRYYTEEHVRVLEQIRHLLYVEKLTIKGARQKLEGAASVRAPLDAIRGELQEIRRLLTENP; encoded by the coding sequence GTGCTCAAACCCGTTACGCCCGACACTGAAAAACGTTTGCGCATAGGGCAGGTTGCCCGGCGGCTTGGCGTGGAACCGTATGTGCTGCGTTTCTGGGAAGAGGAGTTTCCCCAGTTGACCGCGGCCAGGACCTCCAAGGGACAGCGCTACTACACCGAGGAGCATGTTCGCGTCCTGGAGCAGATTCGTCACCTCCTGTACGTTGAAAAATTGACCATCAAGGGCGCACGCCAAAAACTCGAAGGAGCGGCCTCCGTGCGGGCCCCGCTGGACGCGATCCGGGGTGAGTTGCAAGAAATTCGCCGCCTGCTGACTGAAAATCCCTGA
- the pheT gene encoding phenylalanine--tRNA ligase subunit beta codes for MLLSLNWLREFVPYEGDVKALGDRLTMLGLEVEEIANPFAALEKIVVGHVLERAVHPSSDHLSVCKVDIGTGEILDIVCGAPNVAAGQKVPVAPVGTTMPGGLVIKKAKLRGEPSCGMICSERELALGEGHEGIMVLDQALVPGTPICDALGLDQVVLDVSITPNRADCLSVLGLAREVAAAFGLPLTIPQAELAESGEPFAGFAIEPDAELCPLYQARLIRDVKIAPSPDWLRYRLLAVGLRPINNIVDVTNYVMMECGQPLHAFDRELLRGNRIRVERAQEGMTLITLDGQDRTLTAKDVLIWDDEQPVALAGVMGGANSEIGAGSATVLLESAVFDPASIRKTARRLGLSSDASYRFERGVDQIGNTHAMNRAASLMAAVSGGAVAPGVAKAEPRPFSPRIIPFAPAKATRLLGVEMSPEFCRETLTRLGCVVAPGEPWQVTAPSFRLDLEREVDLIEEVARVYGMDRIEAVLPTVTKSLADLDKADPTFAFLSQVKDWGRGAGLAEVVNYSFVGTADLDRCGLPLEGRVHIFNPLSEEMNVLRTELAPGMLGSLRQNMSQDNTRIRIFEVAHSFVQDPGSDTLTRENNRLGILLHGGRFPARYPYPEGRFGYADIKGLVEHLLLTLGVGAASFERGGEHAYLAPEILVRAGDVVVGRVGMIREDLADAYQARGEVWYAELDLDLLMGLRLHVAFKAIPKFPVVRRDMTLVAPESLAIGAVVDTVKEMQEPLLTDVFLVDVYAPEGSAERNLTYRFVYRHAERTLKDKEVEKINLRIGQHLVERLSVRFS; via the coding sequence ATGCTGCTAAGCTTGAACTGGTTGCGGGAATTCGTGCCCTATGAAGGGGACGTCAAGGCGTTGGGTGACAGGTTGACCATGCTCGGTCTGGAGGTGGAGGAAATAGCCAATCCCTTCGCCGCCCTGGAGAAGATCGTGGTCGGGCATGTCCTTGAGAGGGCCGTGCATCCGTCTTCGGACCATCTTTCGGTCTGCAAGGTGGATATCGGCACGGGCGAGATCCTCGACATCGTTTGCGGTGCTCCCAACGTTGCCGCCGGTCAGAAAGTGCCCGTCGCCCCCGTGGGCACGACCATGCCCGGCGGCCTTGTGATCAAGAAGGCCAAGCTGCGCGGCGAGCCGTCCTGCGGCATGATCTGCTCCGAGCGTGAGCTCGCCCTGGGCGAGGGGCATGAGGGCATCATGGTCCTGGATCAGGCGCTTGTTCCCGGCACCCCCATCTGCGACGCTCTGGGCCTTGATCAGGTTGTGCTGGACGTGAGCATCACCCCCAACCGCGCGGACTGTCTTTCGGTTCTTGGTCTGGCCCGGGAAGTGGCGGCCGCCTTCGGTCTGCCCTTGACGATTCCGCAGGCTGAGCTGGCTGAAAGCGGGGAACCCTTCGCAGGCTTCGCCATCGAGCCGGACGCCGAGCTGTGTCCTCTCTATCAGGCTCGCCTGATCCGGGACGTGAAGATCGCGCCCAGCCCCGACTGGCTCAGATATCGCCTCCTGGCCGTCGGCCTGCGTCCGATCAACAATATCGTCGACGTGACCAACTACGTGATGATGGAGTGCGGTCAGCCATTGCACGCCTTTGACCGGGAGTTGCTGCGCGGGAACCGCATCCGGGTCGAACGCGCCCAAGAAGGCATGACCCTGATCACCCTTGACGGCCAGGATAGAACTTTGACGGCAAAAGACGTGCTCATCTGGGATGACGAGCAACCCGTTGCCCTGGCCGGCGTCATGGGTGGAGCCAATTCCGAGATCGGCGCAGGCAGCGCCACGGTGCTGCTGGAGAGCGCGGTTTTTGATCCGGCGTCCATTCGCAAGACGGCCCGGCGTCTGGGACTTTCCAGCGACGCCTCCTACCGCTTCGAGCGCGGCGTGGATCAGATCGGGAACACCCATGCCATGAACCGGGCCGCAAGTCTCATGGCCGCCGTCTCCGGCGGCGCGGTCGCTCCCGGCGTGGCCAAGGCCGAGCCCCGGCCGTTCTCGCCCAGGATCATTCCCTTTGCTCCGGCCAAGGCCACGAGGCTGCTGGGCGTTGAGATGTCGCCCGAATTCTGCCGCGAAACCCTGACCCGCCTGGGATGCGTCGTCGCCCCCGGCGAACCCTGGCAGGTCACTGCGCCATCCTTCAGGCTGGATCTGGAGCGCGAGGTCGATCTCATCGAAGAGGTCGCCCGGGTCTACGGAATGGACCGCATCGAGGCGGTTCTGCCCACGGTCACGAAGAGCCTTGCCGATCTCGACAAGGCCGACCCGACCTTTGCATTCCTGAGCCAGGTCAAGGACTGGGGCCGGGGCGCAGGTCTTGCGGAAGTGGTGAATTACAGTTTTGTCGGCACGGCGGATCTGGATCGTTGCGGGCTGCCCCTGGAGGGCCGGGTGCATATTTTCAACCCGCTGAGCGAGGAAATGAATGTCCTGCGCACGGAGCTGGCCCCCGGGATGCTGGGCTCGCTGCGGCAGAACATGAGTCAGGACAACACCCGCATCCGCATCTTCGAGGTCGCGCATTCCTTTGTGCAGGACCCGGGCAGCGACACCCTGACCCGCGAAAACAACCGTCTTGGCATCCTGTTGCACGGCGGCCGTTTTCCCGCGCGCTACCCGTACCCCGAAGGCCGCTTCGGGTATGCCGACATCAAGGGTTTGGTGGAGCACCTCCTTCTGACCCTCGGAGTAGGGGCCGCAAGCTTTGAGCGCGGCGGCGAGCATGCATATCTTGCTCCTGAGATTCTGGTACGCGCCGGAGACGTGGTCGTGGGCCGGGTCGGCATGATCCGCGAGGATCTGGCCGACGCCTATCAGGCGCGTGGCGAAGTCTGGTATGCGGAACTGGATCTCGACCTGCTCATGGGCCTGCGCCTGCATGTCGCGTTCAAGGCGATCCCGAAATTCCCGGTGGTTCGCCGGGACATGACCCTGGTCGCGCCCGAGAGTCTTGCAATCGGCGCGGTAGTTGATACGGTCAAGGAAATGCAGGAACCGCTGCTTACGGATGTCTTTCTGGTCGATGTGTATGCTCCGGAAGGGAGCGCGGAACGCAATCTGACCTACCGTTTTGTGTACCGTCACGCGGAGCGCACCCTGAAAGACAAGGAAGTGGAAAAAATCAATCTTCGCATTGGTCAGCATCTGGTCGAGAGGTTGTCTGTCCGTTTTTCCTGA
- a CDS encoding PilZ domain-containing protein, with protein sequence MLKVYADRQGKAVFHCPHCGFATTFDASAYRNRDSRIKIRCRCGESMIMLVEFREYYRRTVSLVGWCHVHRTEKDLEMKVRDLSLSGLSFSLESPSEEDQEALQIGDVITVRFRLDSPPENFIQRTASIRNIRSGVIGAKFSRSEYDKELGFYLLH encoded by the coding sequence ATGTTAAAAGTTTACGCCGACAGACAGGGCAAAGCAGTCTTTCATTGCCCCCATTGCGGTTTCGCCACCACTTTTGATGCCTCGGCCTATCGGAATCGTGACAGCCGCATCAAGATTCGGTGCCGCTGCGGCGAAAGCATGATCATGCTGGTCGAATTCAGGGAGTACTATCGCAGAACCGTGTCGCTGGTCGGATGGTGCCACGTGCACAGAACTGAAAAGGATCTGGAAATGAAAGTGCGCGATTTGTCCCTGAGCGGCTTGTCCTTTTCCCTTGAATCGCCTTCTGAAGAAGATCAGGAGGCCCTGCAAATCGGCGACGTGATTACGGTGCGGTTTCGTCTTGATTCTCCGCCTGAGAATTTCATCCAACGAACGGCCTCGATCCGCAATATCCGCAGCGGGGTCATCGGAGCCAAGTTTTCCAGGAGCGAGTATGACAAGGAACTCGGATTTTACCTCCTGCATTGA